TCTCTTGTGGATTTGGACATTTTAGGTGCATTCACTTTTGTATTTCCACGTAAATAATCTAATGAGAGATCTTTATATGCTGAATCAGCATGACTACCGATAGTTCAACACCCTAGTTAAACCATCTGCATTTTTcacaacagaataataaaaataaaaataataattaatggcTGAGTTGTAATCAAGTGCCTCAATAAGACATGATTATGTCAGCATGCACAATACAAGGTGTCtaaaactgaagcagctaagtGGAATTCAGCcctcaatatttaatttaatacctGGGCTTTTTCAGCTAGGATTTGTCAACATTTCTGCTGTTAAAAAGGTCCTTATATTcatctttctgtgtgtttgtgtctctagATACTACTCTGTGCTGTATCCCCTGGAGAGGAAGATCTCAGATGCAAGATCCCGAGATCTGGTCATCTATATCTGGATCCACGCGACGGTGGCGAGCCTTCCTGTGTTCGCTGTGACCAATGTAACGGATGTGTACGTCACCTCGTCCTGCTCCGATGACCACGCCCGCTCCCTGGGCCACATGGTTTACGTGTTGGTCTACAATATCACCACGGTGATCCTCCCCCTCGCTCTGGTCTTCCTCTTCATGTTGCTGATCCGCAGAGCGCTCAGTGCCagccagaagaagaaggtgatAATCGCGGCGCTGCGGACTCCCCAGACCAGTATCTCCATCCCGTATGTGTCCCAGAGAGAAGCTGAGCTCCACGCCACTCTGCTCGCTGTGGTGCTGGCCTTCTCAGCCTGCAGCGCCCCCTACGGGGCATTGGTGGTTTATCGCACCATTTTGTCAGACACTACAGAGCTACCCATTTTGCTGTACCTGACGGCACTCTGGCTTCCCAAGGTGTCCCTGCTCACCAACCCACTTTTGTTTCTGACTGTGAACCGCTCAGCGCGTCATAGCTGGCTGGACCTGCTGGCCAGGATCCACAGACGTTACAGCCGCCGAAACGTGGTCAGCACCGGGGGTCTGGCCTCTTTAGGAGCCGAGGGTGTGATCGGGGAGCCGGTGGGACTGGAGACAGCCGGCCGCTCTGGGAGCCAGCTTCTGGAGATGTTTAACATTGGCCAGCAGCAGATCTTCAGGCCCTCtgaggaagaaggggaagaagaggatgcGGAGAAAGAGATCCCTTCTCAAGGATCAGAAGGATGCTCAGGGCCTAAAGAGGAACTCAAGGGGGGGTCGAGACTAGGGAGCTTCAGAGGGGAGGTGATCACCAAAAAGGATCCTTTGCAGGGGACAGGGGGAGGGCTGGTCATCACTAAGGACGGCCCTCCTTCAATCATAGCACCCCGGGCCTCTCCGGTCCACACATGTGCTTACGCCTCTTCATCTCAGGTGGCACCAGCTACACCGACAGACGCTGAGGACACCACGCAGTTTGGTTTTGGACCCTTCGAGCTGCCACCTCAGTGGTTACCAGAGACCAGAAACAGCAAGAAGAGGCTGCTGCCTCCGCTGGGTAACACACCCGAGGAGCTGATCCAGACCAAACTGCCCAGGCCACGGCCTGAACGGAGAGTCAGCAGGAACAACAAGGTCAGCACCATCGCCGCTGTGGACCCGTGAACTCTTCTGGCCTCTGACCTGCAACACTGTACACGACTCATCACAGGAAAGGCCTCTTGGGTTGGCCAGGCCTTAACAGGATATTGATGTGTCAAGCGGCTCGGTGAGATGCTCGGTTTCTTTTGGTTAATTGAACCCCTTTTTAGAGGTCCAGTTTTTTCCACTTTACTGCAACAAGCTAGATGCCTGAAGCACTGCAGTTTTCTTATTGGACGAGAATCAATTTCTTATGACATTTTTACAGTGCTGTGAGAAATGTGTCTGCTCAGTCCAACTAAACTAAGACTCGCTGCAGATCCGATGCCATGATTGAGGACTCCTTCAATGGCCGCATGATTGTTGAGAAGGCAGATGCCTTTTTGATCCTCCCTGTTTTGATTAGAGCTGGCATCAGTAGACACTGTACACATCCAAATAGCCTGAGAGATGCActgatacaaaataatatgtttcCATAGCAAAAATCCAGCGAGGATATTGAATctccaaaacaacacattttgtaCTTGTAACACGGTTTTACTTCACGCTTTGGGACTAACTCGCCCTTTTGCTggcctcttttttcttctcaattCTCATAATAATCAGATAATTTACAGATTTCTTCTAATGTGGTAGATGTTGTTGTCATTTGTACTTTAAATGTATGTGGAAATGCAGATGTgtacaaataaatgttaaaagttTAATCGGTGTTTGGACTTGTTTTCTGGAACACCAAGTGCATCAAATAGACAGATAAATGGAAGAAAATCCAGGTTGGGCCTCTTTTAGTCCCCTTCAATCCATATTATTGATTTCCCCCAGGTTTCCTGAAAATGAATTGCCCAATCAAATGACTGTAGAATAAAGGAAATAAGCGCACATTTTTATATCATCAAACAGTCtgtgaaattaaaaatgttcaatTTCTCTGACTCTGGTCTCCTTTGTGGTGCATAGTTAAATAGTAGCAGCCTCAAAACCTGAAGCTTTGACTGAGCTAAACAGAGCTGGGATGCAAATATTTGTCATGTCGTAGCTCCCTTCGGGGCTACCCACAATCCCTTGCTATGTCCACAAAGAATCGAAATCCATGCTGCATCCTACCCATGCTGTTATCAGGCAACATTGTGCAGTCATGCCTGACTGGAAACAGTGTTTATTGCTGCTACTTAAAAGCAGGAAAGCGATGtttattaaacatgtttaattatATACGTCTGCTTTGCTGATAACTGTATTAGGATGTTATTGAAGAATACAGTAGCTGCTATACGGTAGATATACAGCACTGAGTCCAGAATGCTGCTGGCTCAAAGTTTTACACAAAAGCCTTGACATGTTAATCAGCTTCTTACTATGAACGATGGAATCCTTTATGGACACACAACGTGTCAAAAGCAAGAATGGTTTTGGTCATTTCACAACCTAATGTTCCTAGATATTTTAtgtccttgtttttctctctgtcttgaAGTGGGCGGGGCTCAGAAGGAACACATTTGTACACCCCAAACTGTGTCTCCCAATCATCACTATGATGACTTTTGATGGGAAATCAGTATGTGGTCAATTCGTATGCTCCACATAATCATCACATTTACAGTGATGACATCTAGTATAATGCACCTTAGGTATAGCATCCTTTCACAACAACTGTACACGGGTAGTAGTACTTTCAGAGAAAGCAATGTTTTTCGTTGTTTTTTCACTGGTTTTTAGATGGATGAGGTAGTGAGCGTCTGTCTAGACTTATTAATAAGAGATCAGAGGCTTACTGCCTACGCAAAAGCTATAATGTATTCTGTCAGCAGCACAACCACTGTGTTTGGACATCCAGCAGCATGTTAACAATAAAATTCAGGTTCAATTCAGTTCGTTAGAGTTTCTCTAAAACCAGCTTTTATTAGCTTGAAAAGCTCTCTCGTTAGCAGAAATGGCATCGGAAATCAGGGTTGCGACATTTTATGTTATAGCAAATTCGTGCAGCTACTATTCAGACTgtaaaagtatattttaatcTTCTTTGCAGTCTGTAAGAAGGAGCACATGAGAGGGTTTCGAGCAGCAGAAGCAGGAGAACAAAGCTTTGGTTTATTGTAATCTCCGCAGGAATTGtcgtcatctttgtttttgaccCCCTCCCAGTTCTCATGGCCATGGAAGATCCACTATAGAAAATGGTATTGTGTTACTGGTGCAGTCTTAAGCCAGTGGGCACAATCAACTCACTGGCGTTATCAAGGAATAGAAGACAAACAAGTAAGAGACGAGATTTAAAGGGACATGAGGAAATTGTCCCGCAATTAGAAATAATACAAAGGAATGCACAAAAAGACTTGAAAGGGCCTGTATAATTGGATTGATCTTTTATTTTGGACAACTAAGGCATTTTtatgaaaacattattttaactgAGCTACaggatctaaaaaaaaaaaagaaaagatattgCATAAATATTCCTTTTCCAAACTAACTTGTGGAAATGCATCACAGCGGGTTTGTTCCTAATTGTATTTATGCGAAAGCTTATGCAAATCCATCCACTCTGCATTTGAACTGGAAGGACATTTAGGGTGCAGTTTAGGGAGAGGCCTTCTCCTCATGTGGAGTTCAGTCAGTTCCCAGTCACAAATTCAATGTAACTTTAAAACAACACTTTATTATCTTATTCTAACTAAGACACAGCTTGTAATCAGTGAAGATGCCAAACGTGAGCAAAATGCagttttttcatatttaaaaaaagtgcaattAGGCCAGGTAAAGAGGCACACACACCCTATGACAGCACACATCACATGTAAGCTGGTTTAAAGGGCAGTTTACAATAGCAACTAACTTACCTCTAATAGCACAGCactgacataaaaaaaataataacaccaAACAGTTGATTACAGTTCAATGACTGGACTTCCAAACGGAAGCAGCGCGAAATAATTTTCAACAACTGGAATTATGTTTCTGTGTGGTAATCATTAGTCGTAATAACAGGAAGCCGGATTTAATTAGCGTGGTTGCTAGGAAACAGGTAACCCAGATTTGTTAGCGCAGGTTGTATAGCAGCGACagtgtt
The nucleotide sequence above comes from Cyclopterus lumpus isolate fCycLum1 chromosome 24, fCycLum1.pri, whole genome shotgun sequence. Encoded proteins:
- the gpr176 gene encoding G-protein coupled receptor 176; the encoded protein is MDSGSRAATVGDGGANFTAANLWLDVLNASSPPTWWDSSPPREQAYRDFTTTIQVFILIGSLLGNASVLWCTCCTNVFKSVTNRFIKNLAYSGICAGLVCVPFDVVLGASPRCCWWLHTLLLCKAIKFLHKLFCSVTVLSFSAIALDRYYSVLYPLERKISDARSRDLVIYIWIHATVASLPVFAVTNVTDVYVTSSCSDDHARSLGHMVYVLVYNITTVILPLALVFLFMLLIRRALSASQKKKVIIAALRTPQTSISIPYVSQREAELHATLLAVVLAFSACSAPYGALVVYRTILSDTTELPILLYLTALWLPKVSLLTNPLLFLTVNRSARHSWLDLLARIHRRYSRRNVVSTGGLASLGAEGVIGEPVGLETAGRSGSQLLEMFNIGQQQIFRPSEEEGEEEDAEKEIPSQGSEGCSGPKEELKGGSRLGSFRGEVITKKDPLQGTGGGLVITKDGPPSIIAPRASPVHTCAYASSSQVAPATPTDAEDTTQFGFGPFELPPQWLPETRNSKKRLLPPLGNTPEELIQTKLPRPRPERRVSRNNKVSTIAAVDP